One stretch of Monomorium pharaonis isolate MP-MQ-018 chromosome 10, ASM1337386v2, whole genome shotgun sequence DNA includes these proteins:
- the LOC118647694 gene encoding cytochrome P450 4C1-like isoform X2 produces the protein MFEFDSIIHYLLLYILVLDSKWQSRRKLLTPTFHLKILKQFTEILIKESKSMTRSLESAGDVITKDLIPFISEHTLNIICETAMGTSFQGISSLQQQYRKAVHRVGELLVYRNNDEQQAMTGHIMDVGTISSSECLSPNRFLKSQTKVLKY, from the exons atgtttgagTTTGATAGTATTATACATTatctgttattatatattttggtttTAGACTCCAAATGGCAATCACGACGAAAGCTATTAACTCCtacatttcatttaaaaatattaaaacaatttactgAGATTTTAATCAAAGAGAGCAAAAGTATGACAAGGTCTTTGGAGAGTGCAGGAGATGTCATTACCAAAGATTTAATACCATTTATTAGTGaacatacattaaatataatatgtg aaacagcCATGGGGACTTCTTTTCAAGGAATAAGTTCACTTCAGCAACAATATCGAAAAGCGGTTCACCGAGTGGGTGAGCTTCTTGTTTATag AAATAATGACGAACAGCAAGCCATGACAGGACATATAATGGATGTAGGAACAATCAGTTCTTCAGAGTGCTTGTCGCCCAATCGTTTTCTAAAAAGTCAGACGAaggttttgaaatattaa
- the LOC118647694 gene encoding probable cytochrome P450 4ac1 isoform X1, with the protein MFEFDSIIHYLLLYILVLDSKWQSRRKLLTPTFHLKILKQFTEILIKESKSMTRSLESAGDVITKDLIPFISEHTLNIICETAMGTSFQGISSLQQQYRKAVHRVGELLVYRIVFGPFKKYVNSACDAWILNNPIHTMNIYNIPEVVAVAYPLATSPTNIQVGFKCTGIFPYKKTFFLIWISHQVSLLISH; encoded by the exons atgtttgagTTTGATAGTATTATACATTatctgttattatatattttggtttTAGACTCCAAATGGCAATCACGACGAAAGCTATTAACTCCtacatttcatttaaaaatattaaaacaatttactgAGATTTTAATCAAAGAGAGCAAAAGTATGACAAGGTCTTTGGAGAGTGCAGGAGATGTCATTACCAAAGATTTAATACCATTTATTAGTGaacatacattaaatataatatgtg aaacagcCATGGGGACTTCTTTTCAAGGAATAAGTTCACTTCAGCAACAATATCGAAAAGCGGTTCACCGAGTGGGTGAGCTTCTTGTTTATag GATAGTATTTGGAccctttaaaaaatatgtaaattctgCTTGTGATGCTTGGATATTAAACAACCCAATCCACACAAtgaatatctataatattccTGAAGTTGTTGCTGTTGCTTATCCTCTTGCCACGTCACCAACAAATATTCAAGTAGGTTTTAAATGTACTGGCATATTTCCTtataaaaagacattttttctgATTTGGATTTCGCACCAAGTTTCATTACTGATAAGCCActag
- the LOC118647694 gene encoding uncharacterized protein LOC118647694 isoform X3, translating to MTRSLESAGDVITKDLIPFISEHTLNIICETAMGTSFQGISSLQQQYRKAVHRVGELLVYRIVFGPFKKYVNSACDAWILNNPIHTMNIYNIPEVVAVAYPLATSPTNIQVGFKCTGIFPYKKTFFLIWISHQVSLLISH from the exons ATGACAAGGTCTTTGGAGAGTGCAGGAGATGTCATTACCAAAGATTTAATACCATTTATTAGTGaacatacattaaatataatatgtg aaacagcCATGGGGACTTCTTTTCAAGGAATAAGTTCACTTCAGCAACAATATCGAAAAGCGGTTCACCGAGTGGGTGAGCTTCTTGTTTATag GATAGTATTTGGAccctttaaaaaatatgtaaattctgCTTGTGATGCTTGGATATTAAACAACCCAATCCACACAAtgaatatctataatattccTGAAGTTGTTGCTGTTGCTTATCCTCTTGCCACGTCACCAACAAATATTCAAGTAGGTTTTAAATGTACTGGCATATTTCCTtataaaaagacattttttctgATTTGGATTTCGCACCAAGTTTCATTACTGATAAGCCActag
- the LOC105839311 gene encoding pancreas transcription factor 1 subunit alpha isoform X1, which produces MYSMDNLERDMMNRQYIYEAHSFLGNPAIPALPPHCGVPTTATLPAVIPSQIPSSHHPSGSTGSTSGSEHYLYDENSSDNESIYSSDQENHARERSRSNRRGGPSGKCPRQVQVQQRQAANMRERRRMQNINDAFEGLRAHIPTLPYEKRLSKVDTLKLAIGYINFLNELVRADKGNDPLTGNSGLSRCSSRDESKKIIVRGSGGNPFISHSLSWSRKSDISPNGMMYAKVWTPEDPRMSKTGTTFE; this is translated from the exons ATGTATTCGATGGACAATCTCGAGCGGGACATGATGAACCGGCAGTACATCTACGAGGCGCACAGCTTCCTGGGGAACCCGGCGATCCCGGCGTTGCCGCCGCATTGCGGGGTACCGACCACGGCGACGCTCCCGGCGGTGATCCCGTCGCAGATCCCGTCGTCCCATCATCCGTCCGGCAGCACCGGCAGCACCAGCGGCAGCGAGCACTACCTTTATGACGAGAACAGCAGCGACAACGAGAGCATCTACAGCAGCGATCAGGAGAATCACGCGAGAGA ACGAAGTCGGAGTAATCGACGCGGCGGGCCATCGGGAAAATGTCCGAGGCAGGTGCAAGTACAGCAGCGGCAAGCGGCGAACATGAGGGAGCGAAGGCGTATGCAGAACATAAACGACGCCTTCGAGGGCCTGAGGGCCCACATACCGACCTTGCCGTACGAGAAGAGGCTGTCGAAGGTCGACACGCTCAAGCTGGCGATCGGTTACATAAACTTCCTCAACGAGCTCGTCAGGGCAGATAAGGGTAACGACCCCTTGACGGGAAATAGCGGTCTCTCGAGGTGTTCCAGCCGGGACGAATCCAAGAAGATCATAGTCCGTG GCAGCGGTGGGAATCCGTTCATCTCGCACTCGTTGTCGTGGTCGAGAAAATCGGATATCTCGCCGAACGGCATGATGTACGCGAAAGTCTGGACGCCGGAAGATCCGCGAATGTCGAAAACCGGGACAACGTTCGAGTAG
- the LOC105839311 gene encoding pancreas transcription factor 1 subunit alpha isoform X2 encodes MYSMDNLERDMMNRQYIYEAHSFLGNPAIPALPPHCGVPTTATLPAVIPSQIPSSHHPSGSTGSTSGSEHYLYDENSSDNESIYSSDQENHARERSRSNRRGGPSGKCPRQVQVQQRQAANMRERRRMQNINDAFEGLRAHIPTLPYEKRLSKVDTLKLAIGYINFLNELVRADKGNDPLTGNSGLSRCSSRDESKKIIVRSGGNPFISHSLSWSRKSDISPNGMMYAKVWTPEDPRMSKTGTTFE; translated from the exons ATGTATTCGATGGACAATCTCGAGCGGGACATGATGAACCGGCAGTACATCTACGAGGCGCACAGCTTCCTGGGGAACCCGGCGATCCCGGCGTTGCCGCCGCATTGCGGGGTACCGACCACGGCGACGCTCCCGGCGGTGATCCCGTCGCAGATCCCGTCGTCCCATCATCCGTCCGGCAGCACCGGCAGCACCAGCGGCAGCGAGCACTACCTTTATGACGAGAACAGCAGCGACAACGAGAGCATCTACAGCAGCGATCAGGAGAATCACGCGAGAGA ACGAAGTCGGAGTAATCGACGCGGCGGGCCATCGGGAAAATGTCCGAGGCAGGTGCAAGTACAGCAGCGGCAAGCGGCGAACATGAGGGAGCGAAGGCGTATGCAGAACATAAACGACGCCTTCGAGGGCCTGAGGGCCCACATACCGACCTTGCCGTACGAGAAGAGGCTGTCGAAGGTCGACACGCTCAAGCTGGCGATCGGTTACATAAACTTCCTCAACGAGCTCGTCAGGGCAGATAAGGGTAACGACCCCTTGACGGGAAATAGCGGTCTCTCGAGGTGTTCCAGCCGGGACGAATCCAAGAAGATCATAGTCC GCAGCGGTGGGAATCCGTTCATCTCGCACTCGTTGTCGTGGTCGAGAAAATCGGATATCTCGCCGAACGGCATGATGTACGCGAAAGTCTGGACGCCGGAAGATCCGCGAATGTCGAAAACCGGGACAACGTTCGAGTAG